A single window of Leptospira koniambonensis DNA harbors:
- the amt gene encoding ammonium transporter, whose protein sequence is MPKTNFDILWIILSSGLVFFMQAGFLCLESGLTRTKNSINVAIKNITDFGIATLVFYSIGFGLMFGSTYYGWIGKDMFFPDFSKTSPEISVFFLFQLMFCGTAATIVSGAVAERMKFGAYIIVTTIISSLIYPIFGHWVWGRDLQDWDKFSGWLAHLGFMDFAGSTAVHSVGGWVGLSAMMLIGNRTGKYSKDGSVRKITGHNLPLAMLGTLILWFGWIGFNGGSTLAFTSEVPKIIVNTMFAASGGMASSLIYGWIRLKYAEATLPLNGTLAGLVAITAPCNAVNSIESLLIGFVAGILMFEAGVLLDKLKLDDAVGAIPVHLVSGIWGTLAVGFFGDLSILGTGLDRTTQVLVQLLGVVSCAILSFGVSYPLLFIIHRFYSLRVSPQNEYQGLNYTEHRATTELIDLFLEMEYQKQTGDLSQDLSIEPFTEVGQIAERYNLVLDKIRTNIKEKETLAIELEHNLSLLQSDLSTARKIQSGIISQEDKLTGDLEIIVRYLPLTEVGGDFFDIMELRPGLTRVFLADATGHGVQAALLTMAIKAIYESLKRGIYSVTEILYHLNNEFLHTFKNLNQFFTCIVVDIDTNLNLIRYSSAGHVPQYLIQDQDIHSLEKTGRIMGVIPNTKYTSNEIQFTQDSKVILFTDGLFEQWNSNKEEFGEERVEEIIGNLKGIPIGEGIDQILKKLDEFLASSPKQDDISVLGISRKSKK, encoded by the coding sequence ATGCCTAAAACGAATTTCGACATTCTTTGGATCATCCTCTCTTCCGGATTGGTGTTTTTTATGCAAGCTGGGTTCTTATGTTTAGAATCCGGCCTAACGCGCACCAAGAATTCGATTAACGTAGCAATTAAGAATATTACAGATTTCGGAATTGCTACTCTTGTTTTTTATTCGATAGGATTCGGGCTTATGTTTGGTTCAACCTATTATGGTTGGATAGGAAAAGATATGTTCTTTCCTGATTTTTCAAAAACAAGTCCTGAAATTTCTGTTTTCTTTTTATTCCAACTCATGTTTTGCGGGACTGCGGCCACTATTGTTTCCGGTGCTGTTGCGGAAAGAATGAAGTTCGGCGCTTATATCATTGTTACTACTATCATTTCTTCTTTGATCTATCCGATTTTTGGTCATTGGGTTTGGGGAAGAGACCTGCAAGACTGGGATAAATTTTCTGGTTGGCTTGCTCATTTAGGTTTTATGGATTTCGCTGGTTCCACCGCTGTGCATAGTGTAGGCGGATGGGTCGGGCTTTCTGCGATGATGCTCATCGGAAACAGGACTGGTAAATACAGCAAAGATGGATCTGTCCGAAAGATCACTGGGCATAATCTTCCACTTGCTATGCTTGGGACACTGATCCTTTGGTTTGGTTGGATCGGATTTAATGGTGGAAGCACACTTGCATTCACATCTGAAGTTCCAAAGATCATTGTAAATACTATGTTTGCAGCTTCCGGAGGAATGGCTTCTAGTTTGATCTATGGTTGGATCCGTTTAAAATATGCAGAAGCCACTCTTCCTTTAAATGGAACTTTGGCAGGACTTGTTGCAATCACCGCTCCTTGTAATGCAGTAAATTCAATAGAATCACTATTGATTGGATTTGTTGCAGGAATTCTAATGTTCGAAGCCGGGGTTCTTTTAGATAAACTAAAACTGGATGATGCTGTAGGAGCTATCCCTGTTCATCTTGTTTCGGGGATCTGGGGCACATTAGCGGTTGGGTTTTTTGGAGATCTTTCCATTTTAGGAACTGGGTTGGATCGAACTACTCAGGTTCTTGTTCAGTTACTTGGGGTGGTTTCCTGTGCTATTCTTTCTTTTGGTGTAAGTTATCCTCTTCTTTTTATTATACATCGTTTTTATAGCCTGAGAGTTTCTCCTCAAAATGAATACCAGGGTTTGAATTACACAGAACATAGAGCGACTACAGAGCTAATTGATCTGTTTTTAGAAATGGAATACCAGAAACAAACTGGGGATCTAAGCCAGGATCTTTCGATAGAGCCATTTACAGAAGTAGGACAGATCGCAGAGAGATATAATCTGGTATTGGATAAAATCAGAACCAATATTAAAGAAAAGGAAACTTTGGCTATTGAGTTAGAACATAACTTAAGTTTACTCCAAAGTGATTTGTCTACTGCTCGAAAGATCCAATCTGGGATCATTTCCCAAGAAGATAAACTTACTGGAGATTTAGAAATTATAGTAAGATATCTTCCACTTACAGAAGTAGGAGGAGATTTTTTCGATATCATGGAACTTCGTCCTGGGTTGACCCGTGTGTTTCTTGCAGATGCAACAGGTCATGGAGTGCAAGCGGCTCTTTTAACAATGGCTATCAAAGCAATTTATGAATCCTTAAAGCGTGGGATTTATAGTGTTACCGAGATTTTATATCATCTAAATAATGAATTCTTACATACGTTCAAAAATCTGAATCAATTCTTTACTTGTATAGTGGTCGATATTGATACTAATTTGAATTTGATCCGATATTCTTCCGCAGGACATGTGCCTCAATATTTGATCCAGGATCAAGATATTCACTCTCTGGAAAAAACCGGAAGGATTATGGGTGTGATCCCGAATACTAAATACACTTCCAATGAAATACAATTTACCCAAGATTCTAAAGTAATACTTTTTACGGACGGTCTTTTCGAACAATGGAACTCTAATAAAGAAGAGTTTGGAGAAGAAAGGGTAGAAGAGATCATCGGCAATCTAAAAGGAATTCCTATTGGAGAAGGGATTGATCAAATATTAAAGAAATTAGATGAATTTTTAGCTAGTTCTCCTAAACAAGATGATATTTCCGTTTTAGGAATTAGTAGGAAGAGTAAAAAGTAA
- a CDS encoding SRPBCC family protein yields MKTAEYKLQISKFIKAKREKVFEAWVNPEIMKRWGCPKELKIGEIQMDFRVGGKFRTSMLGNGDVYIATGVYQEIVLNEKLSFTHGWEGPDQGHTLVTVIFRDKEDGTEVILTHEKLPSEGSMEGHKEGWISTLENLELQFS; encoded by the coding sequence ATGAAAACAGCAGAATACAAACTGCAAATATCTAAGTTTATAAAGGCCAAAAGAGAGAAGGTCTTCGAAGCATGGGTTAACCCTGAAATTATGAAAAGATGGGGCTGTCCCAAGGAGTTAAAGATTGGTGAGATCCAAATGGATTTCAGAGTTGGAGGCAAATTTAGGACCTCTATGCTTGGAAACGGAGATGTCTATATCGCTACAGGAGTATATCAAGAAATCGTTTTAAACGAAAAACTCAGTTTTACTCATGGATGGGAAGGGCCTGACCAAGGTCATACTTTAGTCACAGTTATCTTTAGGGACAAAGAAGACGGAACAGAAGTGATCCTTACACACGAAAAACTTCCTAGTGAAGGTTCTATGGAAGGCCATAAAGAAGGTTGGATCAGTACTTTAGAAAATCTGGAACTACAGTTTTCATAA
- a CDS encoding tail fiber protein produces the protein MSFFILFGAIIEFDFPNIPSTYMTANGQAISRITYSSLWNLVHRTIAGLVPATDRIQSTSHGLSAGQLVKFSFTGGGITTNVPYFVLNPTSNDFQISLTQGGSAIDLTTNQTGDLLTHCQYGFGNGSTTFNVPDRRGIFARGSGQHSSRAKAAGGNYDGGGIGQENQDRFQSHRHSAIGISADLIHPDGYSGAGTSQIGQGMVYVLDPITDGPSGAPRIGTETSPASTSVQYIVRVI, from the coding sequence ATGTCTTTTTTTATCCTATTTGGTGCAATTATTGAATTTGATTTTCCAAATATTCCTTCGACCTATATGACCGCGAACGGTCAGGCGATTTCAAGGATTACATATTCTTCTCTTTGGAACCTTGTGCATCGAACTATAGCTGGTCTTGTTCCAGCTACAGACAGGATACAATCAACTTCTCATGGACTTAGTGCAGGTCAATTGGTTAAGTTTTCTTTTACCGGAGGAGGGATCACAACTAATGTTCCTTACTTTGTATTAAATCCGACCTCTAATGACTTTCAAATCTCTCTCACTCAAGGGGGATCCGCAATTGATCTAACTACGAATCAAACGGGAGATCTCTTGACTCATTGCCAGTATGGTTTTGGGAACGGATCCACAACGTTCAACGTGCCGGATCGAAGAGGAATTTTTGCCAGAGGTTCTGGACAACATTCTAGTCGGGCAAAAGCTGCCGGAGGAAATTACGATGGCGGGGGAATTGGTCAAGAAAACCAGGATAGATTCCAAAGTCATAGGCACTCAGCAATCGGAATATCCGCTGATTTGATCCATCCGGATGGGTATTCTGGAGCAGGAACTTCTCAAATTGGGCAAGGTATGGTCTATGTATTAGATCCGATTACGGACGGGCCGAGCGGAGCTCCTCGGATTGGGACTGAGACTTCGCCTGCTTCGACTTCCGTACAATACATAGTAAGAGTAATTTAA
- a CDS encoding NHL repeat-containing protein, whose product MDRQGGLWITDSYGSPTDARIMHFPSPLQTNESADIILTASPMEARQIAMDLSGGIWVVSGTTSTGNAVLHFATGMSSGDSSDLMLGTGASSRTINTLSNPYGVAVDPGDKVWVTDYFNNRVVRFSPSFSSSQNADLVIGADDFTTLGGGTVSNTRFTGPTGIAADLAGNIWVSDFTNNRVLRFSPPFTNGMQANMVLGQPNFSASAGGASRFALQGPNGISIEPNGAVWVADSNNGRAVRFSPPFTIGQGADRILGKPDFNAGFDGTANAKNTGTVVSVAVAPCGLWVTDSFNRRVLFFP is encoded by the coding sequence ATGGACCGTCAAGGTGGTCTTTGGATAACGGATTCTTATGGCAGTCCGACTGATGCCAGAATCATGCATTTTCCCTCACCTTTGCAAACTAATGAGAGCGCAGACATTATACTTACTGCTTCCCCAATGGAGGCGAGACAAATCGCAATGGATTTAAGCGGTGGGATCTGGGTGGTTTCTGGAACTACTTCAACTGGGAACGCGGTTCTACATTTTGCTACTGGAATGAGTTCCGGAGATTCGTCTGATCTGATGCTTGGAACTGGAGCATCCTCCCGGACTATAAACACTCTGAGTAATCCATACGGGGTTGCGGTAGACCCAGGGGACAAAGTTTGGGTTACGGATTATTTTAATAATCGGGTCGTACGTTTTTCACCGTCATTTAGTTCAAGCCAGAATGCTGACCTGGTAATCGGCGCAGATGACTTCACGACATTGGGAGGCGGGACAGTATCGAATACTAGGTTTACCGGTCCCACCGGTATTGCAGCAGATTTAGCAGGAAATATCTGGGTCTCAGATTTTACAAATAATCGGGTTCTTCGATTTAGCCCTCCTTTTACTAATGGAATGCAAGCAAACATGGTTCTAGGGCAGCCTAACTTTTCTGCCTCAGCCGGAGGAGCAAGCCGTTTTGCCTTACAGGGCCCGAATGGAATTAGCATCGAGCCCAATGGGGCAGTTTGGGTAGCTGATTCGAATAACGGAAGAGCTGTCCGTTTCTCCCCTCCGTTTACGATTGGGCAAGGAGCAGATAGAATACTTGGTAAACCTGATTTTAATGCCGGTTTTGACGGCACTGCTAATGCAAAAAATACTGGAACTGTTGTTTCTGTGGCAGTTGCTCCTTGCGGCCTTTGGGTAACTGATTCTTTCAATAGGCGAGTCCTCTTTTTCCCTTAA
- a CDS encoding phosphotransferase family protein, which translates to MPAKKSNRPSPGKSLAIGRSAEISEYGPNKILKLFFKEFPVSEVDTEYSNSVIAFSSGATSMKCYEKVKIGDRHGLIFDRLDGISLTKLPDKNPLALFSLSKILADLHLDLHNKQTKKMQDIRLEAVKILSRDPLSFLSKEEKKIAKQFIENLPKGSSVLHMDFHPENVIVTKDSNVIIDWMTALKGEPAADVASTVFLFQDAELWPGTPFLKVIFYNIVRKFILKGYLKRYLSVSGMDWKEVERWRLPILIFRLGLWNIESERPALQKEIKEIISSSKAGK; encoded by the coding sequence ATGCCTGCTAAAAAATCAAACCGACCAAGTCCTGGAAAATCACTCGCAATAGGTAGGTCAGCCGAAATTTCGGAATATGGACCGAATAAGATCCTAAAACTATTTTTTAAAGAATTCCCAGTATCTGAAGTAGATACAGAATATTCTAATTCTGTAATCGCTTTCTCTTCCGGTGCTACTTCTATGAAATGTTATGAGAAGGTAAAGATAGGAGATAGACATGGATTGATTTTTGATAGACTGGATGGGATTTCTCTTACAAAACTTCCAGACAAAAATCCTTTAGCTCTTTTCAGTCTTTCTAAAATACTCGCGGACTTGCATCTGGATTTGCATAATAAACAAACCAAAAAGATGCAGGATATAAGATTGGAGGCCGTTAAAATCCTTTCCAGAGATCCGCTTTCTTTTTTGAGCAAAGAAGAAAAGAAGATCGCAAAACAATTTATAGAAAATTTGCCGAAAGGATCTTCCGTTTTACATATGGATTTTCATCCGGAGAATGTGATCGTTACAAAAGATTCTAATGTGATCATAGATTGGATGACTGCTTTAAAAGGAGAACCTGCTGCGGACGTCGCTTCCACTGTTTTTCTCTTTCAGGACGCAGAGCTTTGGCCAGGAACTCCATTCTTAAAAGTGATATTTTATAATATAGTTCGAAAGTTCATCTTAAAAGGTTATTTAAAAAGATATCTTTCTGTTTCAGGAATGGATTGGAAAGAAGTGGAAAGATGGAGGCTTCCTATATTAATTTTTCGTTTAGGACTATGGAATATAGAAAGTGAAAGACCGGCTCTCCAAAAAGAGATCAAAGAGATCATTTCTTCTTCTAAGGCAGGTAAATGA
- a CDS encoding MarR family winged helix-turn-helix transcriptional regulator encodes MKTKPSSLELKKIGLSCLNVSLRRTARLVTSYYDFILKPSGLRITQFSILVGIGHEEECSITDLSRLTDIDRTTLQRSLEILKRDNLIRIEKKEAGNIRNLSLTKKGESKLADAILLWEEAQSKLTKSLGKSKFQETLGILSEVRKIPVLETQNQV; translated from the coding sequence ATGAAAACTAAACCTTCCTCTTTAGAACTCAAAAAAATAGGACTTTCTTGCTTGAACGTAAGTTTAAGAAGAACTGCAAGATTAGTTACTTCCTATTATGATTTTATACTTAAACCTTCCGGACTTAGGATCACACAATTTAGCATCCTAGTAGGAATAGGACATGAAGAAGAATGTAGTATCACAGATCTTTCCAGGCTCACTGATATAGATAGAACTACTCTACAAAGAAGTTTGGAGATCCTAAAAAGGGATAATCTGATCAGGATCGAAAAAAAAGAAGCCGGGAATATCAGAAATCTTTCCCTAACTAAAAAGGGAGAATCTAAATTAGCAGATGCTATTCTACTATGGGAAGAAGCACAGAGTAAACTCACTAAATCATTAGGAAAATCTAAATTCCAAGAAACCTTAGGGATACTTTCTGAAGTTAGAAAAATTCCAGTTCTGGAAACCCAAAACCAAGTTTAA
- a CDS encoding c-type cytochrome codes for MLTKFQAKLFFLVGTFLFSAVFLLLTYDSLKYVYSSPSSKTLSEDVIRGKELWEKNNCMGCHTILGEGAYYAPELTKVYERRGPEWIRVFLKDPQAMYPGERKMVKYDFSESQISDIIAFLKWNGELDLKGFPPKPEYKSSTQLVDVTSAAIVQPEKFKQICTACHSVGGAGGNVGPALDSVGKKYDIAYLQNWLRDPQKIKPGTAMPKLPLSDGEIKDISSYLSQLK; via the coding sequence ATGCTTACAAAATTTCAGGCGAAATTATTTTTCCTGGTTGGGACATTTTTATTTTCCGCAGTTTTCCTGCTTCTTACTTATGATTCTTTAAAATACGTTTATTCTTCTCCTTCTTCCAAAACCTTAAGTGAGGATGTAATTCGAGGCAAAGAACTTTGGGAAAAGAATAATTGTATGGGATGTCATACAATCTTGGGAGAAGGAGCGTATTACGCACCTGAATTAACCAAGGTTTATGAAAGAAGAGGTCCTGAATGGATCCGTGTTTTCTTAAAGGATCCACAAGCTATGTATCCTGGAGAAAGAAAAATGGTGAAATACGATTTTTCTGAATCTCAGATCTCGGATATCATCGCATTCTTAAAATGGAATGGAGAGCTGGATCTGAAAGGATTTCCCCCTAAGCCAGAATACAAATCTTCTACCCAACTAGTAGATGTTACGTCGGCCGCTATTGTTCAACCCGAAAAGTTTAAACAGATCTGCACTGCCTGTCATTCTGTTGGAGGTGCTGGAGGAAATGTTGGCCCAGCATTGGACTCAGTCGGGAAAAAATATGATATCGCATATCTACAAAATTGGCTGAGAGATCCACAAAAGATCAAACCTGGAACTGCAATGCCTAAACTTCCTCTAAGTGATGGTGAGATCAAAGATATATCCTCATATCTCTCTCAATTGAAATAA
- a CDS encoding Crp/Fnr family transcriptional regulator, with product MAKTLSVQASDHWTEIQNEFPNELSSIGIRKKILKGEVVFGERDPYDGFFEIVSGIFKVYSLSQEGKEAILKVFYPGELIASHPIFQPNEPCFYPAFCEALKDGELVYYPKREFTAFLFENTKALYLFSAVTIQHLNYFRKKLVENLYLSVKDRILNFLKECGASQKFITLPITKNQLASLIGTTPESVSRAFRSLLDECILEEKDSAYHIIKENRSKQTNEYPVLRQ from the coding sequence ATGGCTAAAACGTTAAGTGTTCAAGCGAGCGACCATTGGACCGAAATTCAAAATGAGTTCCCTAACGAACTTTCATCCATCGGTATTCGAAAAAAAATTCTAAAAGGCGAAGTGGTTTTCGGAGAAAGAGACCCATACGATGGTTTTTTTGAGATCGTATCCGGTATCTTTAAAGTGTATTCTTTATCTCAAGAAGGTAAGGAAGCCATCTTAAAAGTATTTTATCCAGGTGAATTGATAGCTTCTCATCCAATCTTTCAACCAAATGAACCTTGTTTTTACCCAGCTTTCTGCGAAGCGCTAAAAGATGGAGAACTGGTCTATTATCCTAAAAGAGAATTCACGGCCTTCTTGTTCGAAAACACAAAAGCACTGTATTTATTTTCAGCAGTTACAATCCAACATCTCAACTATTTTAGAAAAAAATTGGTAGAGAACCTATATCTCTCCGTAAAAGACAGGATCTTAAATTTTCTAAAAGAATGCGGAGCCTCTCAGAAATTTATAACACTTCCTATCACAAAAAATCAATTAGCTTCTCTGATTGGAACCACTCCTGAATCAGTGAGCAGAGCGTTTAGATCTCTTTTAGATGAATGTATTCTCGAAGAAAAAGATTCTGCTTACCACATAATAAAAGAGAACAGATCCAAACAAACGAATGAATACCCGGTTTTAAGGCAATAG
- a CDS encoding GFA family protein has translation MGVSVKPENFRFLKGEEEVTVYPSRIDGIFCKHCGVGIGGRGDFPEAGGKFISINLGTFDNLDPKEWVESPVSYYDGLHDRWDREPEFFSHL, from the coding sequence TTGGGAGTCTCTGTTAAACCTGAAAATTTTAGATTCTTAAAAGGCGAGGAAGAAGTAACAGTTTATCCTAGTCGTATCGATGGAATATTCTGTAAGCATTGTGGAGTGGGAATTGGGGGACGAGGCGATTTTCCAGAGGCAGGAGGAAAGTTTATCTCAATTAATTTGGGAACCTTTGACAATTTAGACCCTAAGGAATGGGTGGAGTCTCCAGTCAGCTACTATGATGGGTTACATGATCGTTGGGACCGAGAACCGGAATTTTTCTCTCACCTTTAA
- a CDS encoding DUF3147 family protein, with protein sequence MLYLILKYAVTSALVVLISEIARRNDKVGALIASLPLITILTLLWLQFEKTDPEKISNHAYYTFWFVIPTLPMFLVFPKLYSIFGFWAALGSCILLTVLLFISFNCVLERFGIKLI encoded by the coding sequence ATGTTATATCTTATACTTAAATACGCAGTGACTTCTGCATTAGTGGTCCTAATTTCTGAAATTGCTCGCAGGAATGATAAGGTCGGAGCATTAATTGCTTCTCTTCCTTTAATAACCATTCTGACATTACTATGGTTACAGTTTGAAAAAACAGATCCTGAAAAGATATCTAATCATGCATATTATACTTTTTGGTTTGTGATCCCCACCTTACCTATGTTTTTGGTATTTCCTAAATTGTATTCTATATTCGGTTTTTGGGCCGCACTCGGATCCTGCATTTTACTGACTGTTTTACTTTTTATATCTTTCAATTGCGTTCTTGAAAGATTCGGCATCAAACTTATTTAA
- a CDS encoding ArsR/SmtB family transcription factor: MVESRKYDLNLIFQALSDPTRRAMLKSLSKRERVITEIAKPFEMSLAAASKHIKVLEKAKLVNRRKEGSFSYLSLNGKAMMSADRWIQYYKKFWEDQLDSLKELLEEIE; this comes from the coding sequence ATGGTTGAATCTAGGAAATACGACCTCAATCTGATCTTCCAGGCATTGTCTGACCCTACGAGGAGAGCAATGCTCAAAAGCCTTTCCAAAAGGGAGAGGGTGATCACAGAAATCGCAAAACCGTTCGAAATGTCCTTAGCTGCCGCTTCTAAACATATTAAGGTTTTGGAAAAGGCGAAGTTAGTGAATCGAAGAAAGGAAGGTTCCTTCTCCTATTTAAGCCTGAACGGAAAGGCGATGATGAGTGCTGATAGATGGATTCAATATTATAAGAAATTCTGGGAGGATCAGTTGGATTCTCTCAAGGAACTGTTGGAGGAAATAGAATGA
- a CDS encoding glycerol-3-phosphate dehydrogenase/oxidase: MSPQKLERFIENIGDEAYFDVLIIGGGITGCALAYEVASRGLSVVLVEKEDFGGATSSATGKLIHGGLRYLKRFDLSLVREALKERRILSNIAPNLVYPYPMILPNPGLLERVGLFVYDLLSFDRNRTWDKSKNIPAHKLLSKKEIQSRGLEMDSAIYFYDCIMPSPERLTLAFLKSAVQEGASVSNYTIAEELIFDGGRVIGALVRDTIHNKNVKLKASVVVNASGSWSQELLNRTKKIKVPVPKTRSEGIYLITKKYFDTMVLHVGKKGHFSFAPWRGKNMIGPTEKAYYGSVEDWKLSKESILEFLEYINSSGLLSEKLEVQDIEFAYGGLRPLAESGGEDKETYSASRKSELQDHSKDKIEGLISAGGGKYTTSRHFAEKIFKLIQKKLSKKTGPNVSGKKFLKGCEIPNIESYLENAKSSHSNFPENTIEYLVRHYGTEYEPILELANSSKQLSEVLDDDGELAAQVLYAIRFEMAMTLSDIFLRRTGLGTVGLPSDEVLSKVAEVAGKEWNWSLEKKSEEIQKLKRRLQLPVSF, encoded by the coding sequence ATGAGTCCTCAAAAATTAGAAAGATTTATCGAAAACATAGGTGATGAAGCTTATTTTGATGTATTGATCATAGGTGGAGGGATCACCGGTTGTGCCTTGGCTTATGAAGTAGCAAGCAGGGGACTTTCTGTTGTATTGGTAGAAAAAGAAGATTTTGGTGGAGCAACATCATCTGCCACGGGAAAACTGATCCATGGTGGTCTCAGATATTTAAAACGTTTTGATCTTTCGTTAGTCAGAGAAGCGCTTAAAGAAAGAAGAATACTCTCTAATATTGCTCCAAACTTAGTCTATCCTTATCCAATGATTCTCCCAAATCCTGGTCTTTTGGAGAGAGTTGGTCTATTTGTATATGATCTACTTTCTTTTGATCGAAATCGGACCTGGGACAAATCTAAAAATATCCCTGCACATAAATTGCTTTCTAAGAAAGAGATCCAAAGTCGTGGCTTAGAAATGGATTCCGCGATCTATTTTTATGATTGTATTATGCCCAGTCCAGAAAGATTAACTTTGGCTTTTTTAAAATCAGCAGTCCAAGAAGGTGCATCAGTCTCCAATTATACAATAGCAGAAGAGCTCATATTTGATGGAGGCAGAGTTATTGGAGCGCTTGTTAGAGATACAATTCATAATAAAAACGTAAAATTAAAAGCTTCAGTAGTCGTGAATGCATCCGGTTCTTGGAGCCAGGAACTTCTGAATAGAACTAAAAAGATAAAAGTCCCTGTTCCTAAAACAAGATCAGAAGGGATCTATCTAATCACTAAAAAATACTTTGATACAATGGTGCTTCACGTAGGTAAAAAAGGTCATTTCAGTTTTGCTCCTTGGAGAGGTAAAAATATGATTGGGCCGACTGAAAAAGCATATTATGGCTCTGTAGAAGATTGGAAACTTTCTAAAGAAAGTATTTTAGAATTTCTGGAATATATCAATTCATCCGGCTTACTTTCTGAAAAATTAGAAGTCCAAGATATTGAGTTTGCTTATGGCGGGCTTCGGCCTCTGGCAGAATCTGGTGGAGAAGATAAAGAAACATATTCTGCATCCAGAAAATCAGAACTACAGGATCATTCTAAGGATAAAATAGAGGGGCTAATCAGTGCAGGTGGTGGGAAATATACCACTAGTCGTCATTTCGCAGAAAAGATATTTAAACTCATCCAAAAGAAATTATCTAAAAAAACAGGACCGAATGTTTCTGGAAAAAAATTCTTAAAAGGATGTGAGATCCCAAATATAGAATCTTATTTAGAAAATGCGAAATCTTCTCACTCTAATTTTCCAGAAAATACGATTGAGTATCTGGTCCGACATTATGGAACTGAATATGAACCTATTCTGGAATTAGCGAATTCTTCCAAACAATTATCAGAAGTATTAGATGATGATGGAGAATTAGCGGCTCAAGTTCTATATGCAATTCGTTTCGAAATGGCAATGACACTTTCCGATATTTTTCTCCGACGAACAGGTCTTGGGACTGTTGGACTTCCATCCGATGAGGTGCTTTCTAAAGTGGCTGAGGTTGCTGGAAAAGAATGGAATTGGTCTCTTGAAAAAAAATCGGAAGAGATCCAGAAACTAAAAAGAAGACTACAACTTCCAGTTTCTTTCTAA